Part of the bacterium genome, CAGCCCTCGTACTCGCCCAGGTAGATGTCGTCGCTGGCGCGCAGCCGCGCGAACACGTCTTGCACGACGCGGACGTGCTCCTCTTCGCTGGTGCGGATGAAGCGGTCATACTTCACGTGCATCCGCTCCCAGGTTCCCTGGTACGCGCCCACCATCTGGGCGACGTACTCATCCACGGCCAGGCCGGCCTTGGCGGCCTCCAGCACGCTCTTGTTCCCGTGCTCATCGGTGCCGGTGGCGAACACGACCAGCTCGCCCCGCAGGCGATGGTAGCGCGCCAGCACGTCGCACGCGATGGTGGTGTAGGCATTGCCCAGGTGGGGCTGCCCGCTGACGTAATAGATGGGTGTGGTGATGTAGAAGACTTCGGGCATGTTCGTTTCCGCTGTTCAGGTGATGCTGCCCTGTAGGGCGGGGGCTCGTACCCCGCCCCGCATGGCACAAAGTAGACAGACTGGGCGGGGTACGAGCCCCCGCCCTACAGGGCTGCTAGTGATGGCAGCCGGCGCAGCTACCCTTCGAGCAGCTACTGCAACTGCTGCCGCCGATGGAGCCCCCGCCGGAGCTGTGCCCGGCGAAGACCGACATGAGCCGCTGGCTGCGGGCGCAGTGGCACTCGGGGCAGGGCCCCGGCTTGTCCCGCTGCTCCCGCGACATCAGTTTCTCGAAGACATGCTCGCAGCGCTTGCACTTGTACTCATAGACAGGCATGGACGATCATTCCTGTGGCGGTGTGGGCCCCTTGCGGCGCGGCCGCGTCCGTGGGCGGCGCCGACGCCGGGGCTGTTCCCCGGTGGCTGGCGCCTCGCCGGCAGTCGGGGCGGACGGCGCCTGCGGCGCGGGGGCCGGCCTGGCCGGCGGGGCCGGGGCGGCCCCTTGCGGGGTCGCGCCCTCAGCCGGCTTGCGCCTGCGATCCGAGCGGCGACGCCGGCGACGCCGCGACGACGGCCCTGCTTCCTCGCCGGCGGGCGCTTCCGCAGCAGCGTCCGGGGCCGTCGCCGGCGCCGGTTTGTCGGCGGCGGCGCGGCGTGGCGGCCGCGAGGTGGGCTCCCCGCGCGCCGGGCGCTCGCCTCGCGCCGGGCGTTCACCGCGTGACGGTCGCTCGGCCCGTGACGGGCGCATGCGGCTGCGCGGTTCCTCAACGGTCGCCTCGTCACCGGTCGGCAGCGGCGGGACGGCCTGTCGCGCTTCCCTGACGCACTCGGGTTCCGGTGCATCCAGCGCCCAGATGTAGTCGGCCTTCAGGTCCTCGGTCTCCTCATTGGGGTACTGGACCTGGACCCGCTCATGCATCAGGTTCACATGCTTGACGACGGCCTGCCCCTTGAGCGTGTTCACCGTCTGCCCGGCCTTGGGCAGCTTCCGCGCCAGTTCGCAGTACGTCTCGTGCTCGAACCGCAGGCAACACATCAGCCGGTCGCAGATGCCGCTGATCTTGGCCGGGTTCAGGGACAGTCCCTGGTCCTTGGCCACGCGGATGCCGACCGGATCGAAGTTCCGCAAGAAGGCATTGCAGCACAGCGGGCGGCCGCACGGCCCCAGCCCGCCGATCATCTTGGCCTGGTCGCGCACCCCGACCTGGCGCAGCTCGATGCGCGTCTTGAACGTCTCGGCCAGATCGCGCACCAGCGCGCGGAAGTCTACCCGGCCCTCGGCCGAGAAGAAGAACACGAGCCGCTGCCCGTCGAACGTGTAGTCGGCGGCGATGAGCCGCATGGGCAGGTTGTGAGCCGTGACCTTCTCTTCGCAGACGCGCCGGGCCTCGCGCTCCTTCTGCCGCAGCTCCTGTTCCCGGGCCAGGTCCTCCGGGGTGGCTCGGCGCAGCAGCGGCTTGAGCTGCCGCCCCTCGTCGGCGCCGGGCAGATCATACTTCACGAACACGACTTCGCCGATGTCCACGCCCTTCTCGGTCTCGGCCAGCACCTGGTCGCCCTGGCGCACGCGCAGACCATTCGGCGCAAAGTAGTATACCCTACCGCTCCGGCGAAAGGAAACACCGATCGCGGCAGGCTCGGCATACTCGAAGTACTCTTCGGTCATGGTTTCACGTTCTCGTGTTCTCCGCCCCGCCGCTACGCCGTAGCCACCATTTGCTGCCGGTCCCGGAGCCGCTTGAGCACCTCGGTCAGCCGCTTGATGAGTTCCGGCTGCTCGGCCTTGAAGTAGCCGAAGCTGAGCTGGTGCGAGGCGACCTGGAAGCGGGGCAGCAGCGGCTTGGCCCCGCTGCGTTGCTGCTTGAGTGTGGGCACATACAGCCCGCGCATCACCCGCTGCTCGCGGTCGCTGAACTGGTTGTCTTCGGTCATCGTCACCGTGACGCGCTGGTCGGCCACGGCGATGTCGGCCACCCCCACCTCCATCGCCAGCAGCTTGAGCTGCACGATGCGGCCCAGGTTCCTCACCGGCGACGGCAGCGGACCGTAGCGGTCCTTGGTCTCCTTGACGAGCGCCTGGAGCTGGTCGCGATCCTCGACCGCCGCCAGCCGCCGGTAGAGCGAGATGCGCTGGTTCTCGTTGGGCACGTACTCGGCCGGGATGATCGCCTCCAGCGGCAGGTCCACGGTCGGGTGGCCCTCCGCCGAGCGCGTCTTCTCACCCTTGAGGGTCTTGACGGCGTCGGCCAGCATCTGCGTGTACAGGTCCAGCCCGACGGCGGACATGTGCCCGCTCTGCTCGGCCCCCAGGATGTCCCCGGCCCCGCGGATCTCCAGGTCGCGCAGCGCGATCTGGAACCCGCTGCCCAGCTTGCTGAATTCCTCGATGGCCTTGAGCCGCTCCTCGGCCTCCTGGGTCATCCGGTCCGGGTAGCGATAGAGCAGGTAGGCGAAGGCCTGGCGGCTGGACCGCCCGACCCGCCCGCGCAGCTGATAGAGTTGCGAGAGCCCCAGACGGTCCGCGTCATCTACCACAATAGTGTTGACGTTCGGGATGTCCAGGCCGTTCTCGATCAGCGTCGTGCAGACCAGGACATCAAAGTCCTCGGCGTAGAACGCCATCATGACGCGCTCGAGGTCGTGTTCCTCCATCTGGCCGTGCGCCACGGCCACCCGCGCTTCGGGCACCAGGCGCTGCACGTGGGCCGCGACGTGGCCAATGGACTGGACGCGGTTGTGGACGAAGTACGCCTGCCCCCCGCGCGCCAGCTCGCGCCGCAGGACCTCGGCCATGAGCGCGTCATCGCGCTCGCGCACCTCGGTGTGGATCGCCAGGCGCCCCTGGGGCGGGTCATTGATGATCGATATCTCGCGAATGCCCGACAGGGCCATGTTGAGCGTCCGCGGGATCGGCGTGGCGGTCAGGGTGACGACATCCACCCCCTCGCGAAAGCGCTTCAGCTTCTCTTTCTGCCGCACCCCGAAGCGCTGCTCCTCGTCAATCACCAGCAGGCCCAGGTCGGCGAAGCTCACGTCCTCGCCCAGCAGCCGGTGGGTGCCGATGACAATGTCCACGGCCCCGGCCTTCAGACTGCTCACCAGGCGGCGCTGTTCCGTCGGCGTCTTGAAGCGGCTGAGCACCCCCACCTCGACCGGGTAGCGTGACAGGCGCTCCCGAAAGGTGTTGAAGTGCTGCTGAGCCAGCACCGTTGTCGGCACCAGCACCGCCACCTGCTTGCCGCCCAGCACCGCCTTGAACGCCCCACGGATGGCGACCTCGGTCTTGCCGTAGCCGACATCCCCGCAGATGAGGCGATCCGCAGGAACAGGTTTCTCCATGTCCTGCTTCACGTCCTCTATGGCACGGAGCTGGTCCGGCGTCTCCTCGAAGCGGAACGAGGCCTCCAGCTCCTTGAGCCACGGGGAGTCCGAGGCGAAGGCATGGCCCTGCGCCATCTCCCGGGCCGTGTACAGCCGCATCAGTTCTCGGGCCAGTAACTGCGCCGAGCGCTTGGCGCGTTTCTTGGTCAGGTCCCAGCGCCCGCGCTTCAGGCTCGTGATGACCGGTTTGGCCTGCTCGGCCCCGATGTACTTCTGCACCCGGTCAAGCTGCGTCACCGGCACGTACAGCTTCTCGTCCTCGGCATACTGCAGCAGCATGTAGTCGCGTTCGATGCCGCCGACCGTCTGCTTGGACAGCCCCTTGTAGATGGCCACCCCGTGGTTGATGTGCACCACGTAGTCGCCCTCGTTCAAGTCGCGCAGCGACAGGAGCTGGAAACCCCGGGCGTAGACCGGCTCATCGGGCCGGCGCAGCTTCCGCCAGCCGAAGATCTCCCGCCCCGTCAGCAGCACCAGCTTGGCCTCAGGCAGCCGGAAGCCGCTGTCGAGGTCCAGGGGGGACACCGTGATCTGCCCGGCCTTCAGCTCCGCCTCCGGCCGCGCCACCACATCCCGCAGCCCCCGCGACTGCAGCACCTCCGCCGTCCCGTCCATGTCGCGCGAGCACACCAGCATGTGCTGGCCCTCGCGCTGCCACTCGCCCAGCCCGTCCGCCAGCAGCTCGAAGCGCCCGCCGAAGCTGTCCACGGGCGGGGTCGCCAGGTGCACCAGCGGCGCCTTCGGCGCCCACGGCACCTGCCGCTGCAGCATGCTCAGGTACACGATCGGCCGTCCGCGCGTCAGGTGCAGGGCCGCCAGCTTGTCAAAGTGCATCACCGACGTGTCGGGCAGCCGCAAGTGCTGCCCCAGGCGCAGGCCTCGCCGGTAGGCGTCGTGGACATCCTCCTCGAACTGCTGCGCTCCGCTCTGTACCCGCACCGGCTCATCCACGAAGAAGATGGCGTCCGGCGGCAGGTATGAGCACAGGCTTTCGGGCTCGGGATAGATGTACGGTAGATAGTGCACGAGGCGCGGCATGGGCCGGAGCTGCTCCAGCAGTTCCAGGTCCTCGCTCAGGCGCTCCTTGAGCACCGACGCCTCGCGGTGCTTGCCTTCCTCGTTCAGCCGGTCCAGCTCGCGCCGGTAGGCCCCCTTGATGATCGGCAGGGCCCGGTTGACGGCCCGCTCGGTCAGCAGGATCTCTCCCGCCGGCCCCAGGCCGATCCGCTGGATCGTGTCCACCGACCGCTGGGTCAGCGGGTCGAAATGCCGGATCGTCTCGACCTCGTCGCCGAACAGCTCGATGCGCGCCGGGAGCGTGCTAGTCGGCGGCGAGACGTCCACAATGCCCCCGCGCACCGAGAACTGCCCAACATCATCTACCAGGTCCACCGACTCATAGCCCAGGTTGTACAGTGCCCGGGCCAGATCATCGCGGTCAATCTCGTCCCCCACGGCCACCTCGCGCCGTGCCGCCACCAGGTCCGCGCTCGGCATCGTCAGGGTCGTGATGGCGCGGATGCTCGCCACGACGATCACGGGCTCGCCAGCGCACAGGCGCTCCAGCACCGTCAGCCGCTCAGCCACGGTCGCCCGCTCGGGGGTCACGCCGTCATACAGGGCAGAAGCGACGGAGGGATAGATGAGCACCTGCCGCTGGGCGGCGGGTGTCGCGTCGTGTGCGACGGGCCCCGCCGCTGCCGTCCTGCCTACAACCCGGGCGGGGTCCCCGTCGGGCCGTTGGCCCGACACCCCGCCCTGCAGGAGGGCCCGCAGGTCCGACGCGAGCTGCGTCGCCCGCTCGTCATTGAAGGTCAGGACCAGGGCGCTCCGACGGGCGTCCGCCAGGAGTGCAGCCATGAAGAAGGACTTGCCGCCCCCGCTGATCCCCTCGACGCACACCTGCTGTCCCTGCCGGACGGCGGCGGCAATCTCCTGGTATGGCGGCGTCCCCTCGATGATCCACTTCAGGTTGTTGATGGCAGCGTTCGACACGATGGATGATCGCTGGGGGGTCTGCCCCCCGAGGGGTCTGTCCCCGGAGGAGCGGCGTCAGCCGGTCCGCAGGGGGCTGACCCCGTCTATGTCAGTGCCATGGGCCCGGCGGGGTCGGTCCCCTACGCCAGGTGCTCCCACACCAGCGAAGCGGCCCCGACCATTCCGGCCCGGTTGCCCAGCTCCGCCGGCACGATGTTCGCCGGATCGAAGCGGCTGATCCGCCCGGCGTGGCGTACCGTGCGGCGGATCGAGCCGAACAGCACCTCCCCCGCCGCGGCGATCCCGCCGCCCAGGATGACCTTGTCCGGATCGCACAGGACGATGATGTTGCAGATCGCCAGACCCAGGTAGTGCCCGACCTCGTCCATGACTTCCGCGCACAGCGCATCGCCGTCGCGCGCCTGGTCGGCGATGAGCCGCGGGTCAATCTGCTCGTGCTCGGCCCCCACGATGTCGCCCAGGCGACTGGGACGGCCCTCCTGCAGCTTGCGGACGGCCAGGTCCACGATGGCTTGCCGGCCCGTCAGGGCCTCCAGGCAGCCATGGCTGCCGCAGCCACACTTCGGCCCGCCCGGCTGGATGATGAGATGCCCCACCTCGCCCAGGATCTGCCGCGGGCCGCGCAGCACCTTGTTCTCGATGGCGATGCCGCCGCCCACGCCGGTGCCGAGCGTCAGCAGGGCCATGTAGCGGCAGCCCCGCCCGGCGCCGTGGCGCAGTTCGGCCAGCGTGGCGCTGTAGGCGTCATTGGAGATGACGACCTGCAGGCCGGTGACGCGCTGCAGCACCCGGGCGGCGTTCACCCCGTCCAGGACGTGCAGGTTCGGGCACTGCCTGATCAGGCCGGTATGGGGGTCCACCGGCCCGGGGATACCGATGCCCAGACCGGCAATGCCGCGCTCGGGGGCGGTGTCGCGGGCCAGCCGCTGGGCCGCCCGGCCCAGCTCTTCCAGGACTTCGTCGGGGTTCGAGCTCTGGGGGGTCTGGTGGCTGGTCTCGGCCAGCAGCCGCCCCTCACGGTCCAGTACGCCAACCGAGAAGGTCGTCCCACCCAGGTCAATGCCCAGTGCCAGGTCCGCATCCGGCATGGAACTCACTCACTCCTGCAACGGTTGGGCCGCGTGTCGGGGCTGTAGCGGGAGAGGTACGCCCGACACTCCTGTCGGGCGTCGCCAGGCGGAGCATCGGCCCCACAGACAGCCCCTACGCCGGCCTACTGATCGCCAAAGGGGTCCTCATTCTCGCCGACGGGGCCGTAGTCATCCGGCGGTGTCGGGGGCGGGCCCTGCGGCGGGGCCTGCGGCGCCGACGGACGCGGAGCCTGGTTGGCCCCGGGCGGTCCCGACTGCCCGCGAGCGGCGCGGCGCCGCTCGGCTTCGGCGCGGCTCTCGAGGAAGCGCACGTTGTTGGCCACGATCTCGACCGCATACTGCCGCTTGCCGTCCTGCCCCTCCCACGAGCGCGACTGGATGCGGCCCTCGACGCCGACCAGGGAGCCCTTGTCCAGGTACTGGGCGACCAGCTCGGCGGTCTTCTGGAAGGCCACGATGTTCAGCCAGTCGGTCTGGTCCTCGCCGCTCTCACTCTTGCGGCCGCGGTCCACCGCCAGGCGGAAGTTCGCAATGGGCATGCCGCTGGGCGTATAGCGCATCTCCGGATCGTTCGCCAGACGACCGACCAGCACAACGCTGTTGATCATGTTGATCCCTCCGGCCCGGCTGGAATGGGGTGGTTCTCAAGGCGAAGCAGCGGAGGACAAGCGCCCTCCGCTGCTGTGCAGTTCGCTGCGATGCAGTTCGCCGCTGAGGCTCGGCCATATGGCCCGCCGTCAGCGCTTCAGGCTTCTTCCGCAGGAGCTTCGTCAGCCGCCGGAGCCTCACCTGCATCAGCCTCGGGCGCGGCCTCCGCCTCGGCTTCGGGGGCGGTCTCAGGCGCCTCGGCCTCCGGCTCAGCGGCGGCTTCAGCAGCGGGAGCTTCGGCAGCCGGAGCCTCGGCGGCCGGAGCTTCAGCCGCGGGGGCCTCAGCCGGCGCAGCTTCCGGCTCGGCGGCCTTGGCCTGCGGGTCGAAGATCGCCTTGGGGTTGGCCACGACGACAATGCCGCGCACGATGCCCTCGATCAGGTGCATCTCGTGCTTGACCTCGTCCACCACGTCCCCGAAGCTCTTGAAGTACGTGATCATGTAGGTGCCGGCGGTGTGGCCGTCAATCTCGAAGGCCAACCGGCGGCGGCCGAACTCGCGGGTGGCGACCAGCTCGCCGCCCATGTTCTGCACATGCTGCTCCAACGTGCTGACAATGCCCTCCAACGCGGCCTCGTCCAGCGCGGAATCTACGATGTACATCGCCTCATAGAGCACAGGCTGTTTGGGCAACCCGTTCACATCCTTCCCTTGGCCAAGAGGCTCTGCCGCGTGCGCGGCGGAGCAGGAAGAAGCGCTGATCCCGCTCAAGCGGGATCAGCGTCCTAACACTGGCGCGAATAGTGGACAAGTAGTATAGCACAACCCCGTCGGCAGAGCAACACCCGGGCTGTCCGCTCTCCGCTGGGTGTAGCCCACGTTCGCCGGTGGGCTACCAGCAGCGACCAGGGCGGGGTGTCGGCGTCAGACTGCGCAGCAGTCTGGGCCGACGGGGACCCCGCTGCGGGGAGCCACCGGGACAGCGTTCGGGGCGGGGTCCCTGTCGGCTTCGCCGACACCCCGCCCTGGCCCTGGCGCGACACCGACTGCGCCCCCTCATCTCCCGTCGGGCAACCCCTCCAGGAAGCCCTCAATCGACTCCGCCGTCTCCTCGGGGTACTCCTCGGGCAGGAAGTGCCCGCAGCGGTCGAACACCTGGATCTCACAGCCCAGCTGCCGGGCCAGCTTCCGCCCGGCCCACAGCGGCACCACCGGATCGTCCGCGCCCCATAGCACCAGCGCCGGGCAGGAGACACTCCGCGCCAGCCCCCGCACGTCGCGTAGCGGCGGCGCCTGGCCCAGCGACCGCCAGCAGGCCGCATGGCCCTGTACCCGCAGCGGACGCAGCAGCGCCTCCTGCAGCGCCGGTGTCAGTTCGTGGTTCGGGGTGATGATCTGCCGGGCCAGGCGCTGCAGAGGCCGCGGGCCGGCGCGGAACTTGCCCAGCACCCACGGCAGCGCCGGGCTGTGCGCCAGCAGCCAGACGATCACGTAGCCGTGCGGCGCCTGGCCCCAGTCCGCATCGGCCAGCACGACACCGGCCACCCGCTCGGGATGCGCCCGGGCGGCCATCAGCGAGGCCCTGCCCCCGAGCGAGTGCCCGACGAGCACCGCCCGCCCCAGGCCCAGCTCGTCCATGAGCCCCACCACTTCGTCCACCCAGTCCGCGGGCTGCGCGTGCGGGGGCCGGGCCGAGGCGGCAAAGCCCCACAGGTCCAGCGCCACGGTGCGGTGGCGCCGGGCAAGCCGCTCCTGGACGGGGCGCCAGGTGTCCAGGTGCTCGGCGAACCCGTGCAGGAGCAGGACGGCTGGCTCCCCCTCGCCCATGTCACGGAAGGCCACCGGTTCCCCCTGGATGCTGACATGCCGCGCCCCCGGGGGCAGCACATCCGCCAGTGTGAGGTCTTCAGGTGGCGCGGGAGTCCGGTCCGCCAGGACCGAAGCCACCCAGCTCAGCCCCCCCAGACCGGTGAAGCCCTGCAAAGTCCCCAGCCAATGCGGCCCCCTGAGCGAATCCATCTAGTCTGCGACCTCCCGAATGGTCTCCCAGTCCTGGTACAGCAGCACGACCTCGATGCGCGGGTAGGCTTCCTTCACCACCTGCCGGGCGAGCTGCAGTTGCTCGACGTGGAAGGCCTCTTCCGCCGGCGGGCTGCCCAGCCGCTCGCTCCCGCCGTAGGCGCGGCAGTCCACGTGGTTGGCGATGACGAGGCGGTTGGCCTCCAGCGCCGCGATGGCCGTCTCCAGGGCTTCGAGCACGACCGGCCGCGACACCGGGTCCAGCAGGGCCCGGGCCGCCCCGGGCAGGGCCATCGAGGCGAAGCCGCCCGAGCCACTCCACTGCGTCAGCCACGGTGGCAAGGCGCCCTCCAGCGCGGCATGGAAGCGAGGATCAATGCAGCGCAACAGCACATTCGGGCAATACGTCCCCCGGTAACGAAACGGGTTGCTGTAGGTTACCTGCCGCATGGGTCATCCCTCCCTGATCAGGAAGATGCGGTCCGTGTACACCGCCTCCACTTGCTCGGGGTTGTTCATCGGCGCGATCCAGAAGTACATGCCGCCCTTCAGGTCCTGCACTCCCAGGTCATAAGTGTGGTACTCGCCGTCCCCGGCCTGCTCCAACTGGGCCTTGAGCCCTACCACACCCTTGCGCGCGGTCGCGTCATACAGTCCCATCTCGAACGCCGGCCCGGCCTTGGTCTTCGCGTCACAGCGGGCGACGAGATAGCAGTGCCATTTGCCCAGGGCGGTCAGGTCGCCGGGGATCGGGTACTGAGTGGCCCACTGCGGATGCGTGGCGGGCATGCGCGCCGCCATCCCGTCGGAGGCCTTCGGGTCGTCCACGACGGTCACCCAGTTGCCCAGGCCATGCAGCGTGAACTCGGCCTGCTGCACATCCATCCACTGGTCGGGCTTGAGGCCCGCGGCCTCGGCCGGCGTCTTCGCCTCCTTGCCCGGCGGCGGGAACATGCCGCGCAGGATAGGCTCGTAGGTGGCAAAGGCTGCGCCCTCGCGGAAGTTCCCGACATTGAAGCTCCGGGCAGCCGCGATGAGGTCCTCCACGGCCGCGCGGGGCTCGGGCGGGCCCAGGAACCGGCCGCCCGTCATCGCCGCATAGCGCTTGAACGCCCGGTAGCGCTGCAGCCACGTGTGGTCCAGCGGCATCCGCGCCCGGCGCACGCGCGTGGTCAGCACCAGGTCACCCTCTACCCGCCGGAAGGCCTCGTCGAGCAGTTCGGTAGCCTTGTTCGCCGTCTCCAGGTCCATCCACGGCGAGGTGTCCTTCATGTAGCACGGCAGGTAGGCCCCGGACTTGGTCAGCGCGTCCTGCAGCAGTGTGATGTACTGCCCCAGCGGCTCGGCCGCCGCGCCGTAGTAGCCCTTGAGGAACTCGGCGATCAGTGCCTGTTCGTCGCGCGACGGGTCCCACATCACGTGCGCCAGCAGCCACGCCCGCAACTCGGGGAAATCGCTGCACGAGCAGCCCGCATCGCCCTGCTCGAACAGGCCGATGGCCTTGTGCTTGATGAAGAAGCGGACATCGGACGCCAGCACGCGCAGGTTCGGGTGGGGGATGATGTAGTTGGCGAAGTCGGTGACGTAGTTCCAGATGTAGAGCTGTGGGGCGATGGCGCTCCAGCCCTCGATGTCGGCGCGGAACTTCTCGTTTTGGGCGCCCTCGGCCAGCGGCTGGGCCGACGAGGCCTCAATCGAACACAGCCGCACGATCACGTTGCTGGCTGGCTTGACCAGCTTCGGGGGCTGGCGGGTGTATGTGTACGCCAGCGTCTCCACCAGCGTGCCCGGGAACTCCTTCTCGATGTCCGCGGCGACGGCATTGACGAAGCGGAGCAGGTTGCCCGCCTCCGTCCCCTCCTCCTCCAGCACGGCCTTGCACTTGGCGCACTGGCACGCTCCGTGGCAGTCGTTCTGGGCGATGGAGATCATCCCCGCCGTCGGGTCCTTGCGTAGCCACGCCAGCGCCTGCCTGGTCAGCTCTGCCCGCATCTCGTCATTAGTCAGGCAGAGCTGCGCCCCCTCGGCCACGCGCTTGCCGTTGATCTCGCTGTACCACTCGGAGTGGGCCTGGAAGTACTTCGCGGGCGGCAGGAGCTGGCTGAAGGTGTGGCACCAGCCCAGGATGCGGTAGTGGCCGCCATACTCCGCCGGCACGCGCTCGAAGTGCCCGTTGCACTTGGAGCGTGCGGCGTAGACCCCGTCGAACGCGCCCCGGTAGAAGGCCTCTCGGTACTGCAGCGCCGGGACGTACCGGGTGTTCAACTCGGGGATCGTCAGCGTCGGCTTGTGGGGGATGAACGTCTCATCGGGCCGCGAGCCCCACCACCGCACGCCCACGACGTCCTCGAGGAACGTGTACACGGCATAGAGCGTCCCGCGCGGCGGCCCGCCGAGCAGATAGAGCCGATCCCCGGCGGTCCGCAGGATGGTCCCGTCATGCTTCAGGGAGACGATGTCTTCCGCGGGGAACGCGGCCTTGAAGGCGGCGGTCTGCCCGACGACGATGAGCTTCTTCCCCGCCGGCGCCGCCCCTTCGGCGCAGATCGGCAGCTCGGCTCCCGTCGCCAGCTTCAGATGGGCCTGCAGCTCCTGCGCCGCCGTCTGCTCGGGCGCGATGGCGTCCCTGGCGGTCACGATGGCGTAGTCCGAAGCGCCGTCCTTCACGAGCGTGAGCGCCATGGCGTTCACCCCCGACATGAGTATCCCAGCAAGCGCCAGTCCCACGAGTCGCATCATACCAGCACTCCCTCTAGATAGGCGACCGCCGGGCAAGGGAAACGGCGTCCTCACCCCGCAGACTGCTGCGCAGTCTGAGCCCCTCTCCCTCGCCCGTCTTCGCCCTGCGGGCTACGGCGGACTCCGGAGAGGGGAGAACGGCCTGGGGACGACGCTCTGTGGCTTCGAGACCACAGAGTGATCGGATGGTCCCCTCTCCGGAGCGGAACGAAGTGGAGCGAGGGAGAGGGGCAGGGGTGAGGACGCCGTTGCCGTCCCGGCCCCCCTACTCCACCACCTTGAACACCCGCAGATCCTCCGCCCCCAGCGTTTCCGTCACCGTCGTCTTCCCCGCCAGGCCCCCGTCCCCAATCAGGACCGCAACGCCCTTCATCCCCTTGAGCCCGAGCCCCTTCGCATCCACCGTCAGCGTGTACGCCTGCGGCTGGTCGCTGCTGTTGAACACCGTGAAGTACACGTCCTTGCCCTTGCCCCAGCGCTCGATGTAGACCTTCGGGTTGCCGGTCGTCGCGCAGGTCAGCGGCTCCCAGCCCGCCGCCGCAATCGCCTGCGCCACGGGCAGGTACTGCTTGAACAGGTGGCGGTCGCGGTTGTAGATCTCCGGCCGCGTCCAGTACGTCGCGTCGGCGGCGTTGTGGGAGAAGAAGCTGGGCATCATGCCGTAGAAGATCGCGCGCTTCATGTACCGCTCGACCATCTCGACCGGGAAATCCTCGAACACGGTGTTCTGCAGCAGCAGGTAGGGCCGCTGGTAACACAGCGCCCGCTTGAAGTTGCAGTCCGCATCGCGCATCGGCGTCCACTTCCCGCCGTAGTGCCAGTTCGTCTCGGTTCCCATCAAGTCCAGCACGGCCGCGGGCTGGGCGAAACGGTGCAGCGCGGAGTTGGCAAAGATCATGCGCTGCTGGGCGTGCATCTGCTCGCTGACATCCTTGATGAACTCGTACGTGGCGAACATCAGCATCTCGGTCGGCAGGCCCTCGTCGGTGGTGTAGACCAACGGCACGTCGGCGGCCCGCCAGTGCTTCCGGTCGAAGTCCAACTGACTCGCGCCCATCTCCAGCGAGTCGATGTACGTGCCATCCACCCGCGCCGTGCTGACCTTCCCCGGCTCCAGTCCCCCGTTGCGCGCCAGGTTCGCGTCCTGGCCGCCCACTGTCACGGACACATCATCGAACCACACCTTCCCCGTGTGCCCGCCCCGGAACAGCAGCCACAGCGATATGCCGGTGACGGGCTTGTCCAGATTGATCGTGACGGTCTTCTGCTCCCAGTCGTGGGTGCCCACGGAGAAGCTGGCCGCATGGCCCCAGCTTGCCGACCCGTCGGCCAGCCTCAGGTCGCAGTACAGGGAGAAGTCCTTG contains:
- a CDS encoding alpha/beta hydrolase; the protein is MDSLRGPHWLGTLQGFTGLGGLSWVASVLADRTPAPPEDLTLADVLPPGARHVSIQGEPVAFRDMGEGEPAVLLLHGFAEHLDTWRPVQERLARRHRTVALDLWGFAASARPPHAQPADWVDEVVGLMDELGLGRAVLVGHSLGGRASLMAARAHPERVAGVVLADADWGQAPHGYVIVWLLAHSPALPWVLGKFRAGPRPLQRLARQIITPNHELTPALQEALLRPLRVQGHAACWRSLGQAPPLRDVRGLARSVSCPALVLWGADDPVVPLWAGRKLARQLGCEIQVFDRCGHFLPEEYPEETAESIEGFLEGLPDGR
- a CDS encoding DUF4838 domain-containing protein yields the protein MMRLVGLALAGILMSGVNAMALTLVKDGASDYAIVTARDAIAPEQTAAQELQAHLKLATGAELPICAEGAAPAGKKLIVVGQTAAFKAAFPAEDIVSLKHDGTILRTAGDRLYLLGGPPRGTLYAVYTFLEDVVGVRWWGSRPDETFIPHKPTLTIPELNTRYVPALQYREAFYRGAFDGVYAARSKCNGHFERVPAEYGGHYRILGWCHTFSQLLPPAKYFQAHSEWYSEINGKRVAEGAQLCLTNDEMRAELTRQALAWLRKDPTAGMISIAQNDCHGACQCAKCKAVLEEEGTEAGNLLRFVNAVAADIEKEFPGTLVETLAYTYTRQPPKLVKPASNVIVRLCSIEASSAQPLAEGAQNEKFRADIEGWSAIAPQLYIWNYVTDFANYIIPHPNLRVLASDVRFFIKHKAIGLFEQGDAGCSCSDFPELRAWLLAHVMWDPSRDEQALIAEFLKGYYGAAAEPLGQYITLLQDALTKSGAYLPCYMKDTSPWMDLETANKATELLDEAFRRVEGDLVLTTRVRRARMPLDHTWLQRYRAFKRYAAMTGGRFLGPPEPRAAVEDLIAAARSFNVGNFREGAAFATYEPILRGMFPPPGKEAKTPAEAAGLKPDQWMDVQQAEFTLHGLGNWVTVVDDPKASDGMAARMPATHPQWATQYPIPGDLTALGKWHCYLVARCDAKTKAGPAFEMGLYDATARKGVVGLKAQLEQAGDGEYHTYDLGVQDLKGGMYFWIAPMNNPEQVEAVYTDRIFLIREG
- the rpsF gene encoding 30S ribosomal protein S6 — protein: MPKQPVLYEAMYIVDSALDEAALEGIVSTLEQHVQNMGGELVATREFGRRRLAFEIDGHTAGTYMITYFKSFGDVVDEVKHEMHLIEGIVRGIVVVANPKAIFDPQAKAAEPEAAPAEAPAAEAPAAEAPAAEAPAAEAAAEPEAEAPETAPEAEAEAAPEADAGEAPAADEAPAEEA